One window from the genome of Osmerus mordax isolate fOsmMor3 chromosome 19, fOsmMor3.pri, whole genome shotgun sequence encodes:
- the LOC136962834 gene encoding protocadherin gamma-A11-like has translation MFWLALFPLLLRSSYGDVTYSIPEEMKRGSVIGNIAKDLGLDAKGLLSRKARLDVDGESKRYCDINLNTGELIVAEMIDREQFCGRRLSCSLKYEIILENPLESHNIVLQIQDINDNAPQFVQEVVKFEIRESAIKGARFAVNQALDADIGVNGVQSYTLQRNDHFSLAVHTNPRGGKHGELVLENELDREQQQELTLLLSAVDGGTPPRSGTVIIHVTVLDANDNKPVFSESEYKVSLPENSPIGYVVTTVSATDADEGLNGEVTYEFGPITDDVKKLFSLNSKTGEISVVGKMNFEKESIYDFSIQAKDNSGLTSFTNVIVEITDVNDNAPLISIKSLTNPIPENVLPGTEVGIINVQDKDSGVNKQVRCSIQQNVPFKLTPSIKNYYSLVTTSELDRELISDYNITITATDEGSPPLSSSKTIHLSVSDVNDNPPVFEEQSYSAYVSENNKPGSSICSVTARDPDWRQNGTVVYSLVPSEVNGVPVSSYVSINGDTGVIHAVRAFDYEQFRSFKVQVVARDNGSPPLSSNVTVSVFVADENDNSPQILYPAPAGNSLMTEMVPKAVLAGSLVSKVIAVDADSGQNAWLSYQVMKSTDPGLFTIGLHSGEIRAQRDISDSDGMKQNLVISVKDNGQPSMSTTCAVYLLISDNLAEVPELKDMSYEGKDSKLTSYLIIALVSVSTFFLTFIILILAVRFCRRRKPRLLFDGAVAIPSTYFPPNYAEVDGTGTLQSSYNYDAYLTTGSRTSDFKFVRSYNDNTLQADSTLRKSLGETTLRTASVT, from the exons ATGTTTTGGCTGGCTTTGTTTCCTCTGCTCTTGCGCAGCAGCTATGGCGATGTGACCTATTCTATTCCTGAGGAGATGAAACGCGGGTCGGTAATAGGAAATATAGCCAAGGATCTGGGACTTGATGCTAAAGGACTGTTGTCTCGGAAAGCTCGCCTGGATGTCGATGGTGAAAGTAAACGGTATTGTGATATTAACCTGAACACGGGGGAATTGATCGTCGCTGAAATGATAGACAGGGAGCAGTTTTGTGGCAGGAGGCTTTCCTGTTCCCTTAAATATGAAATTATCCTGGAGAACCCGTTAGAATCACATAACATCGTGTTGCAGATTCAAGATATCAATGATAATGCTCCACAATTCGTGCAAGAGGTTGTGAAATTCGAGATCAGAGAATCTGCAATCAAAGGCGCTCGCTTTGCGGTAAATCAGGCACTTGACGCGGACATAGGCGTTAACGGAGTCCAAAGCTACACATTACAAAGAAACGATCACTTTAGTTTAGCTGTTCATACTAATCCAAGGGGGGGAAAGCATGGGGAACTTGTTTTAGAAAACGAATTAGATCGCGAACAACAGCAAGAATTGACGTTACTGCTGTCAGCTGTTGATGGAGGAACTCCACCGAGATCCGGCACTGTCATTATACACGTTACTGTGCTAGATGCTAACGATAACAAACCAGTATTTAGTGAGAGTGAATATAAAGTCAGCTTGCCTGAAAACTCCCCAATAGGTTATGTAGTAACTACTGTGTCTGCCACAGACGCAGACGAGGGGTTGAACGGGGAAGTGACGTACGAATTTGGTCCAATCACAGACGATGTAAAGAAATTATTTTCTCTCAATAGCAAAACTGGTGAAATTAGTGTTGTCGGAAAGATGAATTTCGAAAAGGAGTCAATATATGATTTCAGTATACAAGCTAAAGATAACTCTGGTCTGACTTCTTTTACCAATGTGATAGTcgaaataacagatgtaaatgACAATGCTCCACTTATCTCTATTAAATCTCTGACCAATCCCATCCCTGAGAATGTGTTGCCAGGCACAGAGGTGGGCATCATTAATGTGCAGGATAAAGACTCTGGTGTCAATAAACAGGTCCGCTGCTCCATCCAGCAGAATGTTCCTTTCAAACTAACCCCCTCcattaaaaactactattcCTTAGTAACTACCAGTGAATTAGACCGTGAGCTGATATCAGATTATAACATAACTATCACTGCTACTGACGAGGGGTCTCCACCTTTATCCTCCTCAAAGACTATTCATTTATCTGTCTCTGACGTCAATGACAACCCTCCTGTGTTTGAAGAACAATCCTACAGCGCCTAtgtgagtgaaaataacaagccTGGCTCCTCCATATGTTCTGTTACTGCCAGAGACCCAGACTGGAGACAGAACGGCACAGTGGTCTATTCTCTAGTGCCCAGTGAGGTCAACGGTGTCCCCGTGTCTTCATATGTATCCATTAACGGAGACACGGGGGTGATCCATGCCGTGAGAGCATTTGATTATGAACAGTTTAGGAGCTTCAAGGTCCAGGTTGTAGCCAGAGACAACGGTTCTCCTCCACTCAGCAGTAATGTGACTGTGAGCGTCTTCGTAGCAGATGAGAATGACAACTCTCCTCAGATATTAtaccctgctccagcagggaaCTCCTTGATGACTGAGATGGTCCCCAAAGCTGTTCTGGCAGGGTCCTTGGTTTCCAAGGTGATAGCTGTGGATGCTGACTCTGGCCAGAACGCCTGGCTTTCGTATCAAGTTATGAAATCCACTGACCCGGGACTTTTCACAATCGGTCTCCACAGTGGAGAGATCAGGGCCCAGCGGGACATTTCTGATTCTGACGGTATGAAGCAGAACCTTGTGATATCTGTGAAAGATAACGGACAGCCCTCTATGTCTACAACCTGTGCTGTTTACCTACTGATATCAGATAACCTGGCTGAGGTTCCAGAGCTGAAAGACATGTCTTACGAGGGGAAGGATTCTAAACTAACTTCCTACTTGATCATCGCTCTGGTGTCCGTCTCCACCTTTTTCCTGACTTTCATCATTCTCATCCTGGCCGTGAGGTTTTGCCGCAGGAGGAAACCTAGACTGTTGTTTGATGGAGCTGTGGCCATTCCCAGCACGTATTTCCCTCCTAACTATGCAGAGGTGGATGGAACAGGAACACTGCAGAGTTCTTACAATTATGACGCTTACCTGACAACGGGCTCACGCACCAGTGACTTCAAGTTTGTCAGATCTTACAATGACAACACGCTGCAGGCTGATTCAACTTTGAGGAAGAGCCTTGGGGAGACCA CACTTCGGACAGCGTCTGTGACGTAG
- the LOC136962831 gene encoding protocadherin gamma-C5-like: METLMKIRVLLWCALPLSSLLWNTIEAQTRYTVPEELDMGSVVGNIAKDLGLQISEISDRKLRITSEGGKQYFTVDMGKGELIVNERIDRESLCGQSAGCLLPLEAIVENPLQMYRAEIEIQDINDNSPVFLNSQNVLNIPESKMPGARFRLESAQDPDVGSNSLRSYTISKNEHFVLDIKTKKDGSKVPELVLEKALDREKQAMHRLRLTAVDGGIPAKSGTAEITIHVLDSNDNAPVFDESTYDVKLAENATPGTVVVITKAVDPDEGVNSEIEYSFGPHTEESLQNLISIDPQTGEVKVKGEIDFETRRSFKFDILATDKGVPPMQGICSVNIDVTDLNDNAPEIVLKSQPSPVKEDAPVGTVVALISAKDIDSGSNGKVSISLPSGLPFTLKPSISNNYALVTNAVLDRETNSEYAVEIRASDEGTPSLSSEKTIRVRILDVNDNSPVFNQPSYTIYVKENLTPGSILCSVSASDPDTGENAKISYSILSTKVQDVSTSSYFYVNSDNGSIYSMHSFDYEKLKVFQIKVQAKDHGSPSLSSNVTVHVFILDQNDNAPTVIYPSAVMGSVSHQKMPRFSKAGHLVTKVTAVDADSGHNAWVSYRLAEATDASLFSVNLYTGEVRTKRAVSEQDDSSQRLLIEIKDNGEPVQSATVTVNILVEDGLHEPISDFHLKTSEPSKRNSKITFYLIVSLASVSVLSLLTFLILVVKCAKNSRSNSSCCIRRADSDGYKNPNRNLQIQLNSDGPIKYVEVLGGDMLSQSQSFRSCMSPMSEFSDFTMVKPSSTTDFKDMINVLDASLPDSAWTFESQQA; encoded by the exons ATGGAAACTTTAATGAAGATAAGGGTGTTACTGTGGTGCGCGTTGCCGCTGTCCTCGCTGCTATGGAATACAATAGAGGCGCAGACGCGCTACACCGTTCCCGAGGAGCTAGATATGGGATCCGTTGTTGGGAACATTGCGAAAGATCTTGGTTTGCAAATCTCGGAGATTTCTGATCGTAAACTGAGAATTACCTCTGAGGGCGGTAAGCAGTATTTCACTGTGGACATGGGGAAAGGCGAGCTCATTGTTAATGaaaggatagacagagagagcctaTGTGGACAAAGCGCCGGTTGTCTGTTGCCTTTAGAAGCTATCGTAGAAAACCCACTGCAGATGTATCGTGCTGAGATCGAGATACAGGACATAAACGATAATTCACCAGTTTTTCTAAACAGTCAAAACGTTCTAAATATTCCCGAGTCTAAAATGCCGGGTGCAAGATTCCGTTTAGAGTCAGCCCAAGACCCAGATGTTGGCTCCAATTCATTACGTTCATACACCATCAGTAAAAATGAACATTTCGTTTTAGATATTAAAACAAAGAAAGATGGATCCAAAGTCCCAGAACTAGTTTTAGAAAAAGCGTTGGATAGAGAAAAACAGGCCATGCACCGCTTACGGCTCACAGCCGTAGATGGCGGAATACCAGCGAAATCAGGGACAGCAGAAATAACTATTCACGTGTTGGATAGTAATGACAATGCACCTGTTTTTGATGAAAGTACATATGACGTCAAATTAGCTGAAAACGCTACACCAGGTACTGTAGTTGTCATTACCAAAGCAGTAGACCCTGATGAAGGCGTCAACAGTGAGATAGAGTATTCATTTGGACCTCATACGGAGGAATCACTACAGAATCTAATCAGTATTGACCCCCAAACCGGTGAAGTAAaggtgaagggagagatagaCTTTGAGACGAGGCGTTCTTTTAAGTTTGACATACTTGCAACAGACAAGGGTGTACCCCCAATGCAGGGCATTTGTAGTGTAAATATAGACGTTACGGATTTGAACGACAATGCCCCCGAAATCGTTTTGAAATCCCAGCCCAGTCCAGTTAAGGAAGATGCTCCTGTTGGAACTGTTGTTGCGTTGATCAGCGCCAAAGACATAGACTCTGGGAGCAATGGTAAAGTTAGCATCAGTTTACCGTCTGGTTTACCATTTACTTTAAAACCATCCATATCTAATAACTATGCTTTGGTGACCAATGCAGTTCTAGACCGGGAAACTAATTCAGAGTATGCCGTTGAGATTAGAGCATCCGATGAAGGGACGCCGTCTCTCAGCTCAGAGAAAACAATTAGAGTTCGTATCTTAGACGTAAACGATAACTCGCCTGTTTTTAATCAGCCGTCATACACTATTTACGTGAAGGAAAATCTCACTCCGGGGTCTATACTCTGCTCTGTGTCTGCATCAGATCCAGATACAGGAGAAAATGCCAAGATATCATACTCTATACTAAGCACGAAAGTACAAGACGTCTCGACCTCATCTTATTTTTACGTAAACTCAGACAACGGCAGCATCTACAGTATGCACTCGTTTGACTATGAGAAGCTGAAAGTGTTTCAGATTAAGGTGCAGGCAAAGGACCACGGCTCTCCGTCTCTGAGCAGTAACGTCACGGTTCATGTTTTTATCTTGGACCAGAACGACAATGCCCCTACTGTTATCTATCCCTCCGCTGTCATGGGCTCTGTCTCCCACCAGAAGATGCCCCGGTTCTCTAAAGCAGGCCACCTCGTCACCAAAGTAACGGCAGTGGACGCTGACTCGGGCCATAACGCCTGGGTTTCCTATAGACTGGCGGAGGCCACAGACGCCTCTCTGTTCAGCGTGAATCTGTacacaggggaggtgaggactAAACGCGCTGTTTCAGAGCAGGATGACTCCTCTCAGAGGCTGCTTATAGAGATAAAGGACAACGGGGAACCGGTCCAGTCCGCCACAGTCACTGTCAACATACTTGTAGAGGACGGGCTTCACGAGCCCATCTCAGACTTTCACCTCAAAACTTCAGAGCCCAGCAAACGGAACAGTAAAATCACTTTTTATCTGATCGTCTCTCTGGCCTCCGTGTCAGTGTTGTCTTTGTTGACTTTCCTCATCTTAGTGGTGAAGTGCGCTAAAAACAGTCGGAGCAACTCGAGTTGCTGTATCAGACGGGCTGACTCTGACGGATACAAGAATCCCAACAGAAACCTGCAGATCCAGCTCAACAGTGACGGGCCTATTAAGTATGTGGAGGTCCTGGGAGGAGACATGTTGTCTCAGAGCCAGTCGTTCAGGTCGTGTATGTCTCCGATGTCAGAGTTCAGTGATTTCACCATGGTCAAGCCCAGCAGCACCACTGACTTTAAGGACATGATAAACGTGCTTGACGCATCACTTCCTGACAGCGCGTGGACATTCGAGAGTCAACAG GCCTAG
- the LOC136962833 gene encoding protocadherin beta-3-like, with amino-acid sequence MRYSIPEEMRKGALIGNIASDLGIDVKRLRAGRARIVTGDGTQHAELKTDKGTLVVGEVIDREELCGETIPCSFSFEIILDNPMELHHVTVEIVDVNDHSPEFQKKEISLEISESAVPGARFLLGSADDPDVGINALQNYVLSSNDNFVLKQHSRPDGVKYAELVLQTPLDREKQPRISLTLTAVDGGNPPRSGSVKIEVTVLDANDNAPLFNQSVYRVSVMENAPKGTYIATVNASDADSGSYGEITYSFANLKGNIADIFTIDEQTGVIYVNGEIDYEKAKKFEIGIEAKDQGGLGDSSKVIVEVIDVNDNSPAISVMSFSSPVAEDAPPGTTIAILNVKDLDAGNNGQVSCSIDDNVQFKIKSSLRNYYTLVTDATLDRERISEYNITIIAMDSGSPPLSSRRTLHLKVSDVNDNSPMFPQVEYTAHVLENISPGTSIFRISAEDVDWNQNARISYFIEDTLVAGSPMSSFISVNAETGVIYAVRSFDYEQMKNITIRVRAQDSGSPPLSSNVTLNILIDDENDNAPQVLYPVQSGSSVVAEMVPRSADVGYLVTKVVAVDLDSGQNAWLSYKLQKAADRALFEVGLQNGEIRTVRQVTDKDVVKQKLTVIVEDNGQPSRSAAVVVNVVVADSFPEVLSEFTDFTHDKTFNDNLTFYLILALAVVSILFIFSVISIISVKIYRWRQSRLFYKSAANLPVIPYYPPVFPEGTLQRVYNYEMCGTTDSRMSDVKFARPYSQGTLVDVSHMGTMQREHTEQDHGDFTGEVRYSIPEEMSVGSFVGNLAKDLGLDTQRLVSGRARVFTAGDTTDDDEGQNARVSYFIQDGSLNGAPLTSYVSINADSGALYARKHFDYEQIKSFSVLVKAQDGGSPPLSSNATIHISIRDQNDNAPQVLYPVQSGGSVVAEMVPRSADVGYLVTKVVAVDLDSGQNAWLSYKLQKAADRALFEVGLQNGEIRTVRQVTDKDVVKQKLTVIVEDNGQPSRSAAVVVNVVVADSFPEVLSEFTDFTHDKTFNDNLTFYLILALAVVSILFIFSVISIISVKIYRWRQSRLFYKSAANLPVIPYYPPVFPEGTLQRVYNYEMCGTTDSRMSDVKFARPYSQGTLVDVSHMGTMQREHAEQDHGDFTGEHRLSACVALSTCVVLKRSARRSAERLRG; translated from the exons atgCGTTACTCGATCCCGGAGGAAATGAGGAAAGGGGCTCTGATTGGCAACATTGCCAGCGACCTCGGCATCGATGTGAAGCGACTGAGAGCAGGCCGTGCTCGTATCGTGACCGGAGATGGCACACAACatgctgagctgaaaacggacaAAGGAACTCTAGTCGTCGGTGAAGTGATAGACAGAGAAGAGCTCTGCGGTGAGACGATCCCGTGTAGCTTTAGTTTCGAAATCATCCTTGATAATCCCATGGAGCTGCATCACGTTACGGTAGAGATAGTGGACGTTAACGACCACTCACCCGAGTTTCAGAAAAAAGAAATAAGTCTGGAGATCAGTGAATCTGCAGTACCGGGCGCGCGTTTTTTATTAGGGAGCGCAGACGACCCTGATGTTGGAATAAACGCTCTGCAGAATTATGTGTTGTCTAGTAATGATAATTTTGTACTGAAGCAGCACTCTCGTCCAGATGGGGTGAAATACGCAGAGTTGGTGCTTCAGACGCCGTTAGACAGAGAAAAGCAGCCTCGTATCTCTCTGACGTTAACGGCTGTTGATGGTGGGAATCCACCAAGATCTGGCTCGGTGAAAATTGAGGTTACAGTTTTAGATGCCAATGACAATGCGCCCTTGTTTAACCAGTCTGTATATAGAGTGTCTGTCATGGAAAACGCACCAAAGGGCACATATATTGCTACCGTTAATGCCAGTGATGCAGATAGTGGATCATATGGAGAAATAACTTACAGCTTCGCGAATCTTAAAGGTAACATAGCTGATATATTTACAATAGACGAACAAACTGGCGTGATATATGTCAATGGTGAGATCGACTATGAAAAAGCTAAGAAATTTGAAATAGGCATAGAAGCCAAAGACCAGGGAGGTCTAGGAGACTCAAGTAAAGTTATAGTTGAGGTCATAGACGTGAATGACAATTCGCCTGCTATTAGTGTGATGTCATTTTCCAGTCCTGTGGCAGAAGACGCACCACCCGGTACAACTATAGCCATCCTTAACGTAAAAGATCTGGATGCAGGAAACAATGGCCAGGTGAGCTGTTCCATTGACGAcaatgtacaattcaaaataaagTCATCCTTACGAAATTATTATACGCTCGTAACGGATGCAAcactagacagagagagaatctcTGAATACAACATCACCATCATAGCGATGGATTCCGGGTCCCCTCCGCTTTCTAGTCGCAGAACTTTACACCTTAAAGTGTCTGACGTCAATGACAACAGCCCCATGTTCCCACAAGTTGAGTATACCGCGCATGTACTTGAAAATATCTCTCCAGGAACGTCCATATTTAGAATTAGTGCTGAAGACGTAGATTGGAATCAGAACGCACGGATATCCTATTTCATTGAAGACACATTAGTCGCTGGATCTCCTATGTCCTCTTTTATTTCAGTCAACGCCGAGACTGGTGTCATTTATGCAGTGCGTTCATTCGACTACGAACAAATGAAAAATATCACAATTCGTGTCAGAGCACAAGACAGCGGTTCTCCACCTCTGAGCTCAAATGTAACACTAAACATTCTCATTGACGACGAGAATGACAACGCGCCCCAAGTCCTCTACCCGGTCCAGAGTGGCAGTTCTGTGGTGGCAGAGATGGTGCCTCGTTCAGCAGATGTGGGATATCTGGTCACTAAGGTGGTGGCTGTTGACCTGGACTCTGGGCAGAACGCCTGGCTGTCATACAAGCTCCAGAAAGCGGCAGACAGGGCGCTGTTTGAAGTGGGTCTCCAGAATGGAGAGATCAGGACCGTACGTCAGGTGACTGACAAAGATGTCGTGAAGCAAAAGCTGACCGTTATAGTGGAGGACAACGGGCAGCCGTCTCGTTCAGCTGCAGTGGTTGTGAACGTGGTTGTGGCTGACAGCTTCCCGGAAGTGCTCTCCGAATTCACTGACTTTACGCACGACAAAACCTTTAACGACAACCTGACATTTTACCTAATTCTGGCTTTGGCCGTGGTGTCGATTCTCTTCATATTTTCGGTCATCTCCATCATCTCTGTGAAGATCtacagatggagacagagcAGGCTGTTTTACAAATCAGCAGCCAACCTCCCTGTTATCCCCTATTACCCTCCCGTCTTCCCAGAAGGGACCCTGCAGCGCGTGTACAACTATGAGATGTGTGGGACCACAGACTCTAGGATGAGTGATGTGAAGTTCGCAAGGCCTTACAGTCAGGGCACGCTGGTGGATGTGAGTCACATGGGGACTatgcagagagaacacacagagcaggatcATGGAGACTTCACTGGAGAG GTCCGCTACTCCATCCCGGAGGAAATGTCCGTGGGCTCCTTTGTGGGCAATCTAGCGAAGGACTTGGGACTTGATACTCAGCGACTGGTATCCGGGAGAGCCCGTGTGTTCACAGCTGGGGACA CTACGGATGATGACGAGGGACAAAATGCACGAGTATCCTACTTTATCCAGGACGGCAGCCTGAACGGTGCCCCTCTCACCTCATACGTGTCAATAAACGCAGACAGTGGTGCGCTGTACGCAAGGAAACACTTTGACTACGAACAAATCAAATCCTTCAGCGTCCTAGTGAAAGCTCAAGACGGAGGGTCTCCTCCGCTGAGCAGCAACGCCACCATCCACATCTCCATCAGAGACCAGAATGACAACGCGCCCCAGGTCCTGTACCCGGTCCAGAGTGGCGGTTCTGTGGTGGCAGAGATGGTTCCTCGTTCAGCAGATGTGGGATATCTGGTCACTAAAGTGGTGGCTGTTGACCTGGACTCTGGGCAGAACGCCTGGCTGTCCTACAAGCTCCAGAAAGCGGCAGACAGGGCGCTGTTTGAAGTGGGTCTCCAGAATGGAGAGATCAGGACCGTACGTCAGGTGACTGACAAAGATGTCGTGAAGCAAAAGCTGACCGTTATAGTGGAGGACAACGGGCAGCCGTCTCGTTCAGCTGCAGTGGTTGTGAACGTGGTTGTGGCTGACAGCTTCCCGGAAGTGCTCTCCGAATTCACTGACTTTACGCACGACAAAACCTTTAACGACAACCTGACATTTTATCTAATCCTGGCTTTGGCCGTGGTGTCGATTCTCTTCATATTTTCGGTCATCTCCATCATCTCTGTGAAGATCtacagatggagacagagcAGGCTGTTTTACAAATCAGCAGCCAACCTCCCTGTTATCCCCTATTACCCTCCCGTCTTCCCAGAAGGGACCCTGCAGCGCGTGTACAACTATGAGATGTGTGGGACCACAGACTCTAGGATGAGTGATGTGAAGTTCGCAAGGCCTTACAGTCAGGGCACGCTGGTGGATGTGAGTCACATGGGGACTATGCAGAGAGAACACGCAGAGCAGGATCATGGAGACTTCACTGGAGAG CACAGGCTCTCCGCCTGTGTGGCGCTGTCCACCTGCGTGGTGCTGAAACGCTCCGCTCGGCGCAGtgctgagaggctgagaggctga
- the pcdh1g22 gene encoding protocadherin 1 gamma 22, with product MEETTIRIRCHWRWHVLWMYIFLLLMDTTEAQIRYTVPEELNQGSVVGNLAKDLGLSISDIYDRKLRIASESGKQYFSVDLGKGELVVSDRIDREGLCGENVQCLLPLEVVVENPLQLHQVEIEIQDINDNSPSFLTTERILKIAESTNPGAKFPLESASDPDVASNTLRSYSINENAHFVLNIKTQDGTKIPELVLKTQLDREKQAVHQLVLTAVDGGNPTRSGTSEVTVVVLDNNDNEPLFEKAFYELSVPENTQIGTLIVNVKAIDSDEGLNSEVEYYFRDQTPEITMALFDVNSETGDITVKGPLDYEHSTLHKFDIMAKDKGNPPMAGHCSVKINILDVNDNAPEIIITSLSSPIPEDSAPGMVIALISAKDLDVGKNGKVTLSMMPGPPFTLKASVSNRYALVTNGHLDRESHREYEVVLNAVDLGSPSLTAKKIVKVEILDVNDNAPVFSQPLYTVYVKENGTPGSILCSVTASDPDTGENAKISYSILDTKVQDVSASSYAYINSDNGSIYSMHSFDYEKLKVFQMKVQAKDHGSPSLSSNVTVHVFILDQNDNAPSVIYPFAVMGSVSHQKMPRFSKAGHLVTKVTAVDADSGHNAWVSYRLAEATDASLFSVNLYTGEVRTKRAVSEQDDSSQRLLIEIKDNGEPVQSATVTVNIMVEDGLHEPMSDFHFKTSEPSKRNSKITFYLIVSLASVSVLSLLTFLILVVKCAKNSRSNSSCCIRRADSDGYKNPNRNLQIQLNSDGPIKYVEVLGGDMLSQSQSFRSCMSPMSEFSDFTMVKPSSTTDFKDMINVLDASLPDSAWTFESQQTLLERCEPIMC from the exons ATGGAAGAAACCACCATCAGGATTCGATGCCATTGGAGGTGGCACGTTCTGTGGATgtatatttttcttcttctcatgGATACAACGGAGGCGCAAATTCGTTACACCGTTCCAGAGGAGTTAAACCAAGGCTCTGTGGTTGGAAATTTAGCTAAAGATCTGGGTTTAAGCATCTCTGATATATATGACCGTAAACTGCGGATTGCTTCAGAAAGTGGGAAGCAGTATTTCAGCGTGGATTTGGGAAAGGGTGAATTGGTTGTCAGTGACAggatagacagagagggttTGTGTGGAGAAAATGTCCAGTGCTTGTTACCGTTGGAGGTCGTCGTTGAAAATCCTTTACAATTACACCAGGTTGAAATCGAAATTCAAGACATAAACGATAATTCACCCAGTTTCCTTACAACTGAAAGAATTCTAAAAATTGCAGAGTCGACTAATCCAGGTGCAAAATTCCCGCTGGAGAGCGCAAGTGATCCTGACGTTGCTTCTAACACTTTGCGGTCTTACAGTATAAATGAAAATGCACATTTTGTATTGAACATTAAGACACAAGACGGTACAAAAATCCCCGAGCTGGTCTTAAAGACACAACTAGACCGAGAGAAGCAGGCAGTTCATCAGCTTGTGCTAACAGCTGTAGACGGAGGGAATCCAACACGTTCTGGCACCTCTGAAGTCACTGTTGTGGTTTTGGATAACAACGATAACGAGCCACTGTTTGAGAaagctttttatgaattatCCGTTCCTGAGAATACACAAATTGGCACATTGATAGTAAACGTAAAAGCAATAGATTCCGATGAAGGATTGAACAGTGAAGTGGAGTATTACTTTAGAGATCAGACACCAGAAATAACAATGGCCTTGTTTGACGTTAACTCAGAAACCGGGGACATCACTGTCAAAGGACCGCTTGACTATGAACATTCGACCCTGCATAAATTTGACATTATGGCAAAAGATAAAGGTAATCCACCGATGGCCGGACATTGTAGTGTGAAAATTAATATTTTAGATGTTAATGATAATGCTCCCGAAATTATAATAACGTCCCTAAGTAGCCCAATACCTGAGGACTCAGCCCCTGGTATGGTCATTGCACTTATCAGCGCAAAAGACCTAGACGTTGGTAAAAACGGTAAAGTTACGTTGAGTATGATGCCAGGCCCACCATTCACACTGAAGGCCTCTGTCTCCAACCGTTACGCACTGGTGACGAATGGTCATTTGGATCGTGAATCTCACAGAGAATATGAAGTTGTTCTAAACGCAGTTGATTTAGGTTCACCGTCATTGACTGCGAAGAAAATAGTAAAGGTTGAAATTTTAGATGTGAATGACAACGCTCCCGTTTTCTCCCAGCCGTTATATACGGTGTATGTGAAAGAAAACGGAACCCCGGGATCGATATTGTGTTCAGTAACTGCCTCTGATCCAGATACAGGAGAAAATGCCAAGATATCATACTCTATACTAGACACTAAAGTGCAGGACGTTTCTGCCTCGTCTTATGCTTACATCAACTCAGACAACGGCAGCATCTACAGCATGCACTCGTTTGATTATGAGAAGCTAAAGGTGTTTCAGATGAAAGTGCAGGCAAAGGACCACGGCTCTCCTTCTCTGAGCAGCAACGTCACGGTTCATGTTTTTATCCTGGACCAGAACGACAATGCCCCTTCTGTTATTTACCCTTTCGCCGTCATGGGCTCTGTCTCCCACCAGAAGATGCCCCGGTTCTCTAAAGCAGGCCACCTCGTCACCAAAGTAACGGCAGTGGACGCTGACTCGGGCCATAACGCCTGGGTTTCCTATAGACTGGCGGAGGCCACAGACGCCTCTCTGTTCAGCGTGAATCTATacacaggggaggtgaggactAAACGCGCTGTTTCAGAGCAGGATGACTCCTCTCAGAGGCTGCTTATAGAGATAAAGGACAACGGGGAACCGGTCCAGTCCGCCACAGTCACTGTCAACATAATGGTAGAGGACGGGCTTCACGAGCCCATGTCAGACTTTCACTTCAAAACTTCAGAGCCCAGCAAACGGAACAGTAAAATCACTTTTTATCTGATCGTGTCTCTGGCCTCCGTGTCAGTGTTGTCTTTGTTGACTTTCCTCATATTAGTGGTGAAGTGCGCTAAAAACAGTCGGAGCAACTCGAGTTGCTGTATCAGACGGGCTGACTCTGACGGATACAAGAATCCCAACAGAAACCTGCAGATCCAGCTCAACAGTGACGGGCCTATTAAGTATGTGGAGGTCCTGGGAGGAGACATGTTGTCTCAGAGCCAGTCCTTCAGGTCGTGTATGTCTCCGATGTCAGAGTTCAGTGATTTCACCATGGTTAAGCCCAGCAGCACCACTGACTTTAAGGACATGATAAACGTGCTTGACGCATCACTTCCTGACAGCGCGTGGACGTTCGAGAGTCAGCAG ACTCTATTGGAGCGCTGTGAACCAATCATGTGCTGA